A stretch of the Chelonoidis abingdonii isolate Lonesome George chromosome 11, CheloAbing_2.0, whole genome shotgun sequence genome encodes the following:
- the LOC116822242 gene encoding guanylate-binding protein 1-like isoform X7, with protein MEISMPVPICLIENSPAGELRVQQEALRVLAEISQPVVVVAIAGLYRTGKSYLMNRLASKRTGFSLGSTIQSHTKGIWMWCLPHPHPCRANHTLVLLDTEGLGDVEKGNTKNDTWIFALAVLLSSTLVYNSMGTINQQAMDQLHYVTELTERIKVKPAAEGSQGDMKVKVAGEGGRQEGEDSAEFVRFFPAFVWAVRDFVLQLQLDGREITEDEYLENALKLKPGSSKQDQPYNLPRKCIRQFFPARKCFVFVQPASRKCLLRLEELWEDELDSEFQEQVAQFCHHVWETSKTKTLLGGHVVTGAMLGNLAVTYVDAIRSGAVPCMESAVLALAQIENSAAVGEAMAAYEEQLGRRVALPTESVQELLELHAQCEREALRAFMARAFKDEEQQYQRQLKDKLDSKCAELCCRNEQASSDQCTAVLRELSQELEKRVCEGSYSVPGGYQRLLDDQREMVEKYQRVPGKGIMAAEVLQQFLKSKETVAQAVLQTDQSLTDRQREIEVERARAEAAERDAQLSQEMQARTEQLLQDQERSHQEHVQQLTAKMEQDRRQLLAEQEKALALKLQEQERLLREGFQEEAAQLQQEMRNLRKEMSQPQGSCSIL; from the exons ATGGAGATCTCCATGCCGGTCCCCATCTGTCTGATCGAGAACAGCCCAGCGGGGGAGCTGCGGGtgcagcaggaggcgctgcgggTGCTGGCGGAGATCTCCCAGCCCGTGGTGGTGGTGGCCATCGCCGGGCTGTACCGCACCGGCAAGTCCTACCTCATGAACCGACTGGCCAGCAAGAGAACAG ggtTCTCGCTGGGCTCCACCATCCAGTCGCACACCAAGGGCATCTGGATGTggtgcctgccccacccccacccctgccgggCCAACCACACCCTGGTGCTGCTGGACACCGAGGGGCTGGGCGACGTGGAGAAG GGCAACACGAAGAACGACACGTGGATCTTCGCGCTGGCCGTGCTGCTCAGCAGCACCCTGGTCTATAACAGCATGGGCACCATCAACCAGCAGGCCATGGACCAGCTGCA CTACGTGACGGAGCTGACGGAGCGTATCAAGGTGAAGCCGGCGGCTGAGGGCAGCCAAGGGGACATGAAGGTGAAGGTGGCAGGCGAGGGAGGCCGGCAGGAGGGGGAGGATTCAGCCGAGTTTGTGCGGTTCTTCCCGGCCTTCGTCTGGGCCGTGCGGGATTTcgtgctgcagctgcagctggacgGGCGGGAGATCACCGAGGACGAGTACCTGGAGAACGCCCTGAAACTAAAGCCAG GCAGCAGCAAGCAGGACCAGCCCTACAACTTGCCCCGAAAGTGCATCCGCCAGTTCTTCCCGGCCCGGAAATGCTTCGTCTTCgtccagccagccagcaggaaGTGCCTGCTCcggctggaggagctgtgggaggatGAGCTGGACTCTGAGTTCCAGGAGCAGGTGGCCCAGTTCTGCCACCATGTCTGGGAGACGTCGAAGACCAAGACCCTCCTGGGTGGCCACGTGGTGACCGGGGCCA TGCTGGGGAACCTGGCGGTGACCTACGTGGATGCCATCCGCAGCGGGGCGGTGCCCTGCATGGAGAGCGCGGTGCTGGCCCTGGCGCAGATCGAGAACTCGGCGGCGGTGGGGGAGGCCATGGCTGCCTACGAGGAGCAGCTGGGGCGGCGGGTGGCGCTGCCCACGGAGAGTgtgcaggagctgctggagctgcacgCCCAGTGCGAGCGGGAGGCGCTGCGGGCGTTCATGGCGCGCGCCTTCAAGGACGAGGAGCAGCAATACCAAAGGCAGCTGAAG GACAAGCTGGACTCCAAGTGCGCTGAGCTCTGCTGCCGGAACGAGCAGGCGTCGTCGGACCAGTGCACGGCCGTGCTGAGGGAGCTGTCACAGGAGCTGGAGAAGCGGGTCTGCGAGGGGAGCTACTCAGTGCCCGGGGGCTACCAGCGCCTCCTGGACGACCAGCGGGAGATGGTGGAGAAATACCAGCGGGTGCCAGGGAAAGGGATCATG GCGGCCGAGGTGCTGCAGCAGTTTCTGAAGTCCAAGGAGACGGTGGCCCAGGCCGTTCTGCAGACGGACCAGAGCCTCACGGACAGACAGAGGGAGATTGAAG tggAGCGGGCGCGGGCCGAGGCGGCTGAGCGGGACGCCCAGCTAAGCCAGGAGATGCAGGCCaggacagagcagctgctgcaggaccaGGAACGCAGCCACCAGGAACATGTCCAGCAGCTGACGGCCAAGATGGAGCAggacaggaggcagctgctggccgAGCAGGAGAAAGCGCTGGCCCTGAAACTGCAG GAGCAGGAGCGGCTGCTGCGCGAGGGGTTCCAGGAGGAGGCGGCACAGTTGCAGCAGGAGATGCGGAACCTGAGGAAGGAGATGAgccagccccagggctcctgctccATCTTATAG
- the LOC116822242 gene encoding guanylate-binding protein 1-like isoform X8 — protein MEISMPVPICLIENSPAGELRVQQEALRVLAEISQPVVVVAIAGLYRTGKSYLMNRLASKRTGFSLGSTIQSHTKGIWMWCLPHPHPCRANHTLVLLDTEGLGDVEKGNTKNDTWIFALAVLLSSTLVYNSMGTINQQAMDQLHYVTELTERIKVKVAGEGGRQEGEDSAEFVRFFPAFVWAVRDFVLQLQLDGREITEDEYLENALKLKPGSSKQDQPYNLPRKCIRQFFPARKCFVFVQPASRKCLLRLEELWEDELDSEFQEQVAQFCHHVWETSKTKTLLGGHVVTGAMLGNLAVTYVDAIRSGAVPCMESAVLALAQIENSAAVGEAMAAYEEQLGRRVALPTESVQELLELHAQCEREALRAFMARAFKDEEQQYQRQLKDKLDSKCAELCCRNEQASSDQCTAVLRELSQELEKRVCEGSYSVPGGYQRLLDDQREMVEKYQRVPGKGIMAAEVLQQFLKSKETVAQAVLQTDQSLTDRQREIEVERARAEAAERDAQLSQEMQARTEQLLQDQERSHQEHVQQLTAKMEQDRRQLLAEQEKALALKLQEQERLLREGFQEEAAQLQQEMRNLRKEMSQPQGSCSIL, from the exons ATGGAGATCTCCATGCCGGTCCCCATCTGTCTGATCGAGAACAGCCCAGCGGGGGAGCTGCGGGtgcagcaggaggcgctgcgggTGCTGGCGGAGATCTCCCAGCCCGTGGTGGTGGTGGCCATCGCCGGGCTGTACCGCACCGGCAAGTCCTACCTCATGAACCGACTGGCCAGCAAGAGAACAG ggtTCTCGCTGGGCTCCACCATCCAGTCGCACACCAAGGGCATCTGGATGTggtgcctgccccacccccacccctgccgggCCAACCACACCCTGGTGCTGCTGGACACCGAGGGGCTGGGCGACGTGGAGAAG GGCAACACGAAGAACGACACGTGGATCTTCGCGCTGGCCGTGCTGCTCAGCAGCACCCTGGTCTATAACAGCATGGGCACCATCAACCAGCAGGCCATGGACCAGCTGCA CTACGTGACGGAGCTGACGGAGCGTATCAAG GTGAAGGTGGCAGGCGAGGGAGGCCGGCAGGAGGGGGAGGATTCAGCCGAGTTTGTGCGGTTCTTCCCGGCCTTCGTCTGGGCCGTGCGGGATTTcgtgctgcagctgcagctggacgGGCGGGAGATCACCGAGGACGAGTACCTGGAGAACGCCCTGAAACTAAAGCCAG GCAGCAGCAAGCAGGACCAGCCCTACAACTTGCCCCGAAAGTGCATCCGCCAGTTCTTCCCGGCCCGGAAATGCTTCGTCTTCgtccagccagccagcaggaaGTGCCTGCTCcggctggaggagctgtgggaggatGAGCTGGACTCTGAGTTCCAGGAGCAGGTGGCCCAGTTCTGCCACCATGTCTGGGAGACGTCGAAGACCAAGACCCTCCTGGGTGGCCACGTGGTGACCGGGGCCA TGCTGGGGAACCTGGCGGTGACCTACGTGGATGCCATCCGCAGCGGGGCGGTGCCCTGCATGGAGAGCGCGGTGCTGGCCCTGGCGCAGATCGAGAACTCGGCGGCGGTGGGGGAGGCCATGGCTGCCTACGAGGAGCAGCTGGGGCGGCGGGTGGCGCTGCCCACGGAGAGTgtgcaggagctgctggagctgcacgCCCAGTGCGAGCGGGAGGCGCTGCGGGCGTTCATGGCGCGCGCCTTCAAGGACGAGGAGCAGCAATACCAAAGGCAGCTGAAG GACAAGCTGGACTCCAAGTGCGCTGAGCTCTGCTGCCGGAACGAGCAGGCGTCGTCGGACCAGTGCACGGCCGTGCTGAGGGAGCTGTCACAGGAGCTGGAGAAGCGGGTCTGCGAGGGGAGCTACTCAGTGCCCGGGGGCTACCAGCGCCTCCTGGACGACCAGCGGGAGATGGTGGAGAAATACCAGCGGGTGCCAGGGAAAGGGATCATG GCGGCCGAGGTGCTGCAGCAGTTTCTGAAGTCCAAGGAGACGGTGGCCCAGGCCGTTCTGCAGACGGACCAGAGCCTCACGGACAGACAGAGGGAGATTGAAG tggAGCGGGCGCGGGCCGAGGCGGCTGAGCGGGACGCCCAGCTAAGCCAGGAGATGCAGGCCaggacagagcagctgctgcaggaccaGGAACGCAGCCACCAGGAACATGTCCAGCAGCTGACGGCCAAGATGGAGCAggacaggaggcagctgctggccgAGCAGGAGAAAGCGCTGGCCCTGAAACTGCAG GAGCAGGAGCGGCTGCTGCGCGAGGGGTTCCAGGAGGAGGCGGCACAGTTGCAGCAGGAGATGCGGAACCTGAGGAAGGAGATGAgccagccccagggctcctgctccATCTTATAG
- the LOC116822242 gene encoding guanylate-binding protein 1-like isoform X10, producing MDLRAGRAAQWHLGLQQPGHHRPARPGAAALRDGADGAYQGEGGRQEGEDSAEFVRFFPAFVWAVRDFVLQLQLDGREITEDEYLENALKLKPGSSKQDQPYNLPRKCIRQFFPARKCFVFVQPASRKCLLRLEELWEDELDSEFQEQVAQFCHHVWETSKTKTLLGGHVVTGAMLGNLAVTYVDAIRSGAVPCMESAVLALAQIENSAAVGEAMAAYEEQLGRRVALPTESVQELLELHAQCEREALRAFMARAFKDEEQQYQRQLKDKLDSKCAELCCRNEQASSDQCTAVLRELSQELEKRVCEGSYSVPGGYQRLLDDQREMVEKYQRVPGKGIMAAEVLQQFLKSKETVAQAVLQTDQSLTDRQREIEVERARAEAAERDAQLSQEMQARTEQLLQDQERSHQEHVQQLTAKMEQDRRQLLAEQEKALALKLQEQERLLREGFQEEAAQLQQEMRNLRKEMSQPQGSCSIL from the exons ATGGATCTTCGCGCTGGCCGTGCTGCTCAGTGGCACCTTGGTCTACAACAGCCTGGGCACCATCGACCAGCACgccctggagcagctgca CTACGTGACGGAGCTGACGGAGCGTATCAAG GCGAGGGAGGCCGGCAGGAGGGGGAGGATTCAGCCGAGTTTGTGCGGTTCTTCCCGGCCTTCGTCTGGGCCGTGCGGGATTTcgtgctgcagctgcagctggacgGGCGGGAGATCACCGAGGACGAGTACCTGGAGAACGCCCTGAAACTAAAGCCAG GCAGCAGCAAGCAGGACCAGCCCTACAACTTGCCCCGAAAGTGCATCCGCCAGTTCTTCCCGGCCCGGAAATGCTTCGTCTTCgtccagccagccagcaggaaGTGCCTGCTCcggctggaggagctgtgggaggatGAGCTGGACTCTGAGTTCCAGGAGCAGGTGGCCCAGTTCTGCCACCATGTCTGGGAGACGTCGAAGACCAAGACCCTCCTGGGTGGCCACGTGGTGACCGGGGCCA TGCTGGGGAACCTGGCGGTGACCTACGTGGATGCCATCCGCAGCGGGGCGGTGCCCTGCATGGAGAGCGCGGTGCTGGCCCTGGCGCAGATCGAGAACTCGGCGGCGGTGGGGGAGGCCATGGCTGCCTACGAGGAGCAGCTGGGGCGGCGGGTGGCGCTGCCCACGGAGAGTgtgcaggagctgctggagctgcacgCCCAGTGCGAGCGGGAGGCGCTGCGGGCGTTCATGGCGCGCGCCTTCAAGGACGAGGAGCAGCAATACCAAAGGCAGCTGAAG GACAAGCTGGACTCCAAGTGCGCTGAGCTCTGCTGCCGGAACGAGCAGGCGTCGTCGGACCAGTGCACGGCCGTGCTGAGGGAGCTGTCACAGGAGCTGGAGAAGCGGGTCTGCGAGGGGAGCTACTCAGTGCCCGGGGGCTACCAGCGCCTCCTGGACGACCAGCGGGAGATGGTGGAGAAATACCAGCGGGTGCCAGGGAAAGGGATCATG GCGGCCGAGGTGCTGCAGCAGTTTCTGAAGTCCAAGGAGACGGTGGCCCAGGCCGTTCTGCAGACGGACCAGAGCCTCACGGACAGACAGAGGGAGATTGAAG tggAGCGGGCGCGGGCCGAGGCGGCTGAGCGGGACGCCCAGCTAAGCCAGGAGATGCAGGCCaggacagagcagctgctgcaggaccaGGAACGCAGCCACCAGGAACATGTCCAGCAGCTGACGGCCAAGATGGAGCAggacaggaggcagctgctggccgAGCAGGAGAAAGCGCTGGCCCTGAAACTGCAG GAGCAGGAGCGGCTGCTGCGCGAGGGGTTCCAGGAGGAGGCGGCACAGTTGCAGCAGGAGATGCGGAACCTGAGGAAGGAGATGAgccagccccagggctcctgctccATCTTATAG